The genomic segment TGAAACCAACCTCGCTGCTTTCGGGCTGAGCCACAGGGTAATACACAGTGGGAGACTCTGCGAAATTCTGTGTACCAGTAGAAACCTTCTCAGGAATGATGCTGTAGTCGACGTCTCTCTTTGACTTGAAGTCAGTCAGATGATTGTCCTTTCCTGGAATCACGAACGTCAGGTTATCCTGCGTTGTTGCAGCGCCCGTGTGGTTAACAGAAGCTGAGGGAGTGGTAATGGTGCTGAAGTCGATAGTGGCACCACAGCTGGTGTAATAGTCCGCCTTGGTGTAAGTCTTAGTGACGGGGGTACCGCTCTCTTTCACGGTTGCAGGTGTTGCCTGAATACCTGAGTTGTCCTTCTCAGAAACAACGTCGATAATCTGTACCTTATAGCCACGCACATCCTCATAGAAGCGCAGGTTCACCTGAGCACCCAGGTGCTTGAACTTCAGCGTCACATCCTTCAGGTCAGCGTTCTTGGCTGTTGCGCCAGCATACATAAACTCGTGAAGGGTGGGATTGTCGTAGGCAGCGGTCTGTGCAGCCTGATCAACGGTGATCTTCTTTGTCGTGTAGTCAAAGGTCACGTCTGCACTACGGTAAGGTGCATAAGCATAGAAGTAGGTGTTGTCGAAAGCCAAGTCCCAGTAACGCAGGTACTGGTTCTTGTTGGCAGACATAAAGTCGCTCTCGGTCTTGACATAACCCTTTGTTGCGTCTGTATT from the Prevotella sp. E15-22 genome contains:
- a CDS encoding fimbrillin family protein, whose translation is MKKTVFLALATVALASCSSDELISNSSADEAGSKAPIAFSVEKQNITRAEQSLESTKHYNFGVWAYKVKGDNNQLVMGNYLVGYSDDNGLGYANDGATTWATAAGTLDDHKSPWFYEKLGTDEYGNTDATKGYVKTESDFMSANKNQYLRYWDLAFDNTYFYAYAPYRSADVTFDYTTKKITVDQAAQTAAYDNPTLHEFMYAGATAKNADLKDVTLKFKHLGAQVNLRFYEDVRGYKVQIIDVVSEKDNSGIQATPATVKESGTPVTKTYTKADYYTSCGATIDFSTITTPSASVNHTGAATTQDNLTFVIPGKDNHLTDFKSKRDVDYSIIPEKVSTGTQNFAESPTVYYPVAQPESSEVGFTFHVSYKLIAEDNGEEITVKNARVYVPAKSGSDFIAAWQPNTKYTYTFKITENSTGSTDPTNPNIDEPDVPANPTVYPIVFDGATIEDYTPNAQDY